A portion of the Limosilactobacillus reuteri genome contains these proteins:
- a CDS encoding threonine/serine exporter family protein, translating into MLTKRRQALALKTCLLAGRLLIENGSNMERVNDTLFRMAKSAGLHDFQAFTTVTGIVVGTINEPAAQVINIRHRKNNLSKIADVNEVSRELARRKIDVPQAFAKLKKIDRQKMPRWQNWYESFAAAILSGALMIVFTGNVADSWGGFLAGGVGYGTFSYLLRKFKIQYLGEFCSSLIIGILAVIFVRMHLANNINDIIIGAVMPLVPGVPLTNAARDLVSGNLISGPTRGIEAILTAVSIGSAIVIVLHFN; encoded by the coding sequence ATGTTAACAAAACGACGACAAGCACTCGCGCTAAAGACGTGTTTACTAGCGGGGAGACTTTTAATTGAGAATGGATCCAATATGGAACGGGTTAACGATACCTTATTCCGAATGGCAAAAAGCGCTGGACTCCATGACTTTCAGGCCTTTACAACCGTAACTGGTATTGTAGTTGGGACAATTAATGAGCCTGCTGCCCAAGTAATTAATATTCGTCATCGAAAAAATAATTTAAGCAAAATTGCGGATGTCAATGAAGTTTCTCGTGAATTAGCACGGCGCAAAATTGATGTTCCACAAGCATTTGCCAAATTAAAAAAGATTGATCGCCAAAAGATGCCAAGATGGCAAAACTGGTATGAATCATTTGCCGCTGCAATTTTAAGTGGCGCATTGATGATTGTCTTTACAGGCAATGTTGCTGATTCTTGGGGCGGCTTCCTTGCAGGTGGCGTAGGTTATGGGACATTTTCATACCTTTTGCGAAAATTTAAGATTCAGTATTTAGGAGAGTTTTGTTCTTCCTTGATTATAGGTATTTTGGCGGTGATATTTGTTAGAATGCACCTCGCTAATAATATTAATGATATTATTATTGGCGCGGTTATGCCTCTGGTTCCCGGAGTGCCCTTAACTAATGCGGCACGGGATTTAGTTTCAGGAAATTTAATTAGCGGACCCACAAGAGGAATTGAGGCGATCTTAACTGCTGTTTCGATTGGTAGTGCGATTGTAATTGTTTTGCACTTTAATTAG
- a CDS encoding phosphatase PAP2 family protein — translation MFIERDDHRWWRFALSGGFFIALMLLIMFNSSVLTMIDAVLQSLFTSQRLEGIGWFHALMSLLSFLAKPVLDLVWVFIIAGVLWLKGYRIPALWSLGTIFGGDVLGTIIKHIVKRVRPAQHLAADDGYSFPSGHTLGFFLVVAILFLIVIPLIQKASVRTILQILLIFAVFFLAVSRVYLYAHWPFDTIGAMLLAYAWLQVAEWLYVAWAPRLQRIPFFRSVEI, via the coding sequence ATGTTTATTGAACGTGATGATCATCGGTGGTGGCGTTTTGCCTTAAGCGGTGGTTTCTTTATTGCATTGATGCTATTAATTATGTTTAATTCGTCAGTGTTAACAATGATTGATGCTGTTTTGCAGTCATTATTTACCAGTCAGCGCCTGGAAGGAATTGGTTGGTTCCATGCTTTGATGAGTTTGCTTTCATTTTTAGCTAAACCAGTCTTAGATTTAGTATGGGTATTTATTATTGCAGGTGTTTTATGGCTGAAGGGTTATCGCATCCCAGCATTATGGTCATTAGGAACGATTTTTGGTGGAGATGTGCTTGGAACAATTATTAAACACATCGTTAAGCGGGTCCGTCCTGCACAACACTTGGCAGCAGATGATGGCTATAGTTTCCCTAGTGGTCACACTTTAGGATTCTTCTTGGTAGTAGCAATTTTATTCTTAATTGTAATTCCGCTTATTCAAAAAGCATCTGTCCGCACAATTTTGCAAATCTTATTAATATTCGCAGTCTTCTTTTTGGCGGTATCGCGGGTATATCTTTATGCTCACTGGCCATTTGATACGATTGGTGCAATGTTATTAGCTTATGCATGGTTACAAGTAGCGGAATGGCTCTATGTCGCTTGGGCACCACGATTGCAACGAATTCCGTTCTTCCGTAGTGTTGAAATTTAA
- a CDS encoding universal stress protein, with protein sequence MLEIKPKKFKKILVGVDDAPDARVAFSYAVDKAKRDGSALGIVSILETDRVNVYQILDKDYVHSSEDELRQRVNEYVQAAIDYGVDPEKITAIVDRGERPAERICNHVIPAFQPDLLVVGSIGKKGNRKAVGSQASYMARHAGTSVFVIRTNTVQAYE encoded by the coding sequence ATGTTGGAAATAAAGCCAAAGAAGTTCAAAAAGATCCTCGTTGGTGTTGACGATGCACCAGATGCCCGTGTCGCTTTTTCATATGCGGTTGACAAGGCGAAACGTGATGGCTCAGCGCTAGGAATTGTCTCAATTCTTGAAACTGACCGGGTAAATGTATATCAGATCTTAGATAAGGATTATGTTCATAGCAGTGAAGACGAATTACGTCAACGAGTAAATGAATATGTCCAAGCAGCGATTGATTACGGTGTTGATCCAGAAAAGATTACGGCAATTGTTGATCGTGGTGAACGGCCGGCTGAGCGGATTTGTAATCACGTTATCCCTGCCTTCCAACCGGATTTATTAGTTGTTGGTTCAATTGGCAAGAAGGGTAACCGTAAGGCAGTTGGTTCCCAGGCATCATACATGGCTCGTCATGCTGGAACATCAGTATTTGTTATTCGGACCAATACTGTTCAGGCTTATGAATAA
- a CDS encoding cold-shock protein, whose translation MEQGTVKWFNDDKGYGFITRESGDDVFVHFSAIQGDGFKSLSEGQSVTFEVEEGERGLQAANVVKD comes from the coding sequence ATGGAACAAGGAACTGTTAAATGGTTTAATGACGATAAGGGGTATGGCTTCATTACTCGTGAAAGCGGCGATGACGTGTTTGTTCATTTTTCTGCTATTCAAGGGGATGGCTTTAAGTCATTGAGCGAAGGACAATCTGTTACGTTTGAAGTTGAAGAAGGCGAACGTGGCCTTCAAGCTGCAAATGTAGTTAAAGACTAA
- a CDS encoding VIT1/CCC1 transporter family protein, which translates to MTIKVKKQQKQTMEEKLNTLRAGVLGSNDGILTVVGVLVSVAAATSDRFTIFIAGLSDLLACAFSMASGEYASVSTQKDTEKAAVAQEEQLLKTDYEGELAAVKDYYVNKGVTPETSIKIAKDLLNKKPLETVVRIKYDIELGHYLNPWDAAFSSLFSAAAGGLIPLMAMTFAPEAYKWYAVILAVAFTSALTGYISSKLGNGLVKVAVIRNIIIGLITITIHYGVGKLF; encoded by the coding sequence ATGACTATTAAGGTAAAGAAGCAGCAAAAGCAAACAATGGAAGAGAAACTAAATACGTTACGAGCCGGGGTACTAGGTTCAAATGATGGCATTCTAACTGTTGTCGGTGTCCTGGTATCGGTAGCAGCAGCGACAAGTGACCGTTTCACTATCTTCATTGCTGGCTTGTCTGATTTGCTTGCTTGTGCATTTTCAATGGCTTCTGGCGAATATGCCTCTGTATCTACCCAAAAGGATACGGAAAAAGCGGCCGTTGCTCAAGAAGAACAGCTCTTAAAAACCGATTATGAAGGGGAACTTGCAGCAGTAAAAGACTATTATGTAAATAAAGGAGTTACCCCTGAAACATCAATCAAAATTGCTAAAGACCTTCTTAATAAAAAGCCCCTCGAGACGGTTGTTCGGATTAAGTATGATATTGAGCTTGGTCACTATCTGAACCCTTGGGATGCGGCATTTTCTTCTCTTTTTTCAGCAGCTGCTGGAGGCTTGATTCCGTTGATGGCGATGACTTTTGCTCCCGAAGCATATAAGTGGTATGCCGTGATTTTAGCGGTTGCTTTCACTAGTGCCTTAACTGGTTATATCAGTTCTAAGCTTGGTAACGGGCTTGTAAAAGTTGCAGTTATTCGAAATATTATTATTGGTTTGATTACGATTACGATTCACTACGGAGTCGGAAAATTATTTTAA
- a CDS encoding ISL3 family transposase produces the protein MNNSIKTILGIKDPYLKLDEKNFDNPIEDQPNQIIVHLIQTYPMHCPKCGHLMCKNGYRTVNCLGPELHFKPTIWSIKKQKYICKASSSCPEVVTKLAAVEDIHYRNHISLAIKQRAMMLLTKNESQSDLAKELNVSDWTIRRVITNLDQFFKPNYHWLPRHIAFDDFKSGRFAPSGMSMILMNIENKRTLDIILSRKNSYLRKYFLRYDRSARLAVQTVTVDLYTPYRHLIHELFPHALIIADHFHIVAQAYRAFNKIRIQVMNRAGAGTHKWRALKHFWKLLLTPANELKYDNYWSRRNFSYAQLTDVEVIHRLLSFDNELKRAYEYYQNLILVIAHRSKKELKNLLAIKWTQLPQALQKVQHTLRSYKQEIYNSFKYDTYTNGPVEGTNNKIKVIKRTAYGFRNFFNFRIRILLALPNTYIAINWRNKQTAHAKVQAQAA, from the coding sequence ATGAACAATTCTATCAAAACTATCTTAGGAATTAAAGATCCTTACCTCAAACTAGATGAAAAGAATTTTGATAACCCAATTGAAGATCAACCTAATCAAATCATTGTCCATCTTATTCAAACTTACCCCATGCATTGCCCAAAATGTGGACACTTAATGTGTAAAAATGGCTATAGAACAGTTAATTGCTTGGGACCAGAGCTTCACTTTAAGCCAACAATCTGGTCGATTAAAAAGCAAAAATATATCTGTAAAGCTTCTTCTTCTTGCCCTGAAGTAGTTACTAAATTAGCAGCCGTTGAAGATATTCATTATCGTAATCATATCTCTTTAGCGATAAAACAACGGGCAATGATGCTTCTAACAAAAAACGAATCACAAAGTGATTTAGCCAAAGAATTAAATGTCTCTGACTGGACAATTAGACGAGTCATTACAAATCTTGATCAGTTTTTTAAGCCTAACTATCATTGGTTACCTCGCCATATTGCCTTTGATGATTTCAAGTCTGGTCGCTTTGCCCCCAGCGGAATGAGTATGATTCTAATGAATATTGAAAATAAGCGGACGCTTGATATTATCTTGTCACGTAAAAATAGCTATCTGCGAAAATACTTTCTTCGATATGACCGTTCAGCACGCTTAGCAGTTCAAACAGTAACGGTTGACTTGTACACTCCTTACCGCCATTTGATTCATGAGCTTTTCCCCCACGCTTTAATTATCGCTGATCATTTTCATATTGTTGCTCAAGCATATCGTGCATTTAACAAAATTAGGATCCAAGTAATGAATCGTGCCGGTGCTGGCACTCATAAATGGCGTGCACTTAAGCACTTTTGGAAATTACTCCTAACGCCTGCTAATGAGCTTAAATATGATAATTATTGGTCAAGGCGTAACTTTAGTTACGCTCAATTAACCGATGTGGAAGTCATTCATCGTCTTCTAAGCTTTGATAATGAACTAAAAAGGGCTTATGAATACTATCAAAACTTAATTCTGGTGATTGCTCATCGTAGCAAGAAAGAATTAAAAAACTTACTCGCGATTAAATGGACGCAGCTTCCCCAAGCACTGCAAAAAGTTCAGCATACTCTTCGCAGCTATAAACAAGAAATTTACAATAGTTTTAAATATGATACCTATACAAATGGTCCCGTTGAAGGAACTAACAATAAAATTAAAGTTATTAAACGAACTGCTTATGGCTTTCGTAATTTCTTTAATTTCCGAATTAGAATCCTCCTTGCATTACCAAATACCTACATTGCAATAAACTGGAGAAATAAACAAACAGCTCATGCCAAAGTCCAGGCACAAGCTGCTTAG
- a CDS encoding threonine/serine exporter family protein, translating into MNWSTLLLQFFLCYVSTVCFGILLNIPKHAYNTAGMIGGSVWVIYWIMYYCSGIGLAFSNLVAAILISVLSQAAARRKRMPIIVFNVPALVPFVPGGQAYKMVRNFAIGNYHLVNVYFYQVVVIVGAITLGFGLGELLNRVLNYLHKYLIKKSRWNF; encoded by the coding sequence ATGAATTGGAGTACCCTATTATTACAATTTTTCTTATGTTATGTTTCGACAGTTTGTTTCGGAATCCTCTTAAACATTCCTAAACATGCCTACAATACTGCAGGGATGATTGGCGGAAGCGTATGGGTAATCTATTGGATAATGTATTATTGCAGTGGAATTGGCCTTGCGTTTAGTAATTTAGTTGCTGCAATCTTAATTTCGGTATTAAGTCAGGCAGCAGCTCGGCGAAAACGAATGCCGATTATTGTTTTTAATGTGCCCGCACTAGTTCCATTCGTGCCGGGAGGACAGGCCTATAAAATGGTTCGCAATTTCGCTATTGGCAATTACCACCTTGTTAATGTTTATTTCTACCAGGTAGTTGTCATTGTTGGCGCAATTACGCTTGGCTTTGGGTTAGGAGAACTTTTAAATCGTGTTTTGAACTATCTTCATAAATATTTAATTAAAAAGTCACGATGGAATTTTTGA
- a CDS encoding VIT1/CCC1 transporter family protein: MSKKKMSLAQKVNVLRASVMGANDGIISIAGIVIGVAAATSNARSILIAGLSGTLAGMISMCMGEYVSVSTQKDSQKMALISEKQRLQNQYQHEFDYVQKKYEAQDIDPQLAKQATKELMEKDALGKAVQERYGFNPNEFTSPYAAAIASFISFPTGSILPMVAVTVSPANVRILATAIAVLIALLITGYFAAVLGKSNRIKSMIRNAVAGLLTMGVTYLIGQLFAR, encoded by the coding sequence GTGTCCAAGAAAAAGATGTCACTAGCACAAAAGGTAAACGTTCTGCGTGCGAGTGTGATGGGGGCTAATGATGGGATTATTTCAATTGCCGGAATTGTTATCGGGGTGGCAGCGGCAACGAGTAATGCCCGTTCCATCTTAATCGCAGGTTTGTCCGGAACACTTGCCGGTATGATTTCAATGTGTATGGGGGAGTACGTCTCAGTTTCGACCCAAAAGGACTCACAAAAAATGGCTTTGATTAGTGAAAAGCAGCGGCTTCAGAATCAATACCAGCATGAATTTGACTATGTTCAAAAGAAATATGAAGCTCAAGACATCGATCCACAACTAGCTAAGCAAGCGACGAAAGAATTAATGGAAAAAGATGCTTTAGGGAAAGCTGTTCAAGAACGCTATGGCTTTAATCCTAATGAGTTTACAAGCCCATATGCTGCGGCGATTGCTTCTTTTATATCTTTTCCAACCGGTTCAATTTTACCGATGGTGGCGGTTACCGTTTCCCCTGCAAATGTTCGAATCTTAGCAACCGCAATTGCAGTTCTGATTGCCTTGTTAATTACTGGCTATTTTGCGGCAGTTTTAGGAAAATCTAACCGGATTAAGTCAATGATCAGAAATGCAGTTGCTGGATTGTTAACAATGGGGGTTACATACCTGATTGGACAATTATTTGCACGGTAG
- a CDS encoding metal-dependent transcriptional regulator — MTPMKEDYLKIIFELGGSHKKVSNKEISLGLGIAAGSVTEMISKLADEGLVVHEPYAGISLTEKGQKYAAELVRKHRLWETFLVDKLHYNFADVHSEAEILEHQTSDRLATALDAFLQHPDHCPHGGVIPSANGKFPDVTHRLLADADDGEKVELERFLDNHELLTYLEELGLRPQEQVTVIRHEPFEGPIVIQKEDSDQEINVLYKASHNIFIEPDTAQENKD; from the coding sequence TTGACTCCAATGAAGGAAGACTATCTAAAAATTATTTTTGAATTAGGTGGTAGTCATAAAAAAGTTTCTAATAAAGAGATTTCCCTTGGACTAGGAATTGCCGCTGGATCAGTAACCGAGATGATTTCTAAGTTGGCTGACGAAGGGCTGGTTGTTCATGAACCATATGCCGGTATTTCTTTAACGGAAAAAGGACAAAAGTATGCTGCGGAATTAGTTCGGAAGCATCGTTTATGGGAAACATTTTTAGTAGATAAGCTTCACTATAATTTTGCGGATGTTCATTCCGAAGCGGAAATTCTTGAACATCAGACGAGTGATCGACTAGCAACGGCCTTAGATGCTTTTCTTCAACACCCTGATCATTGTCCGCATGGTGGAGTAATTCCATCAGCTAATGGCAAGTTTCCAGATGTAACGCATCGTTTATTGGCAGATGCTGATGATGGGGAAAAAGTTGAACTAGAACGATTCTTAGATAATCATGAGCTGCTCACTTACTTAGAAGAGTTAGGATTACGACCTCAAGAACAAGTTACTGTAATTCGCCATGAGCCTTTTGAAGGACCAATTGTGATTCAAAAAGAGGATAGCGACCAAGAAATTAATGTTTTATATAAGGCTTCGCATAATATTTTTATTGAACCGGACACAGCTCAAGAAAATAAAGATTAA
- a CDS encoding GNAT family N-acetyltransferase has translation MSEIIIEPAKNNNNLGALVKLLDDEKLTQTVGLLLPLQEEKRAQAIKMFIRHNHVMVVKINEDIVGMIVLSAWYGDEGKRIAHHYEVGYLLQQDQWNKGIMTAALQKFISILPSKITIHAECKQSNYRSQRVLIKCGFIYDKDDLWQCIIN, from the coding sequence ATGAGTGAAATTATAATTGAACCAGCAAAAAATAATAACAATTTAGGAGCGTTAGTTAAATTATTGGACGATGAAAAATTAACACAAACAGTGGGATTGCTTTTACCGCTTCAAGAAGAAAAACGTGCGCAAGCCATTAAGATGTTTATTCGCCATAATCATGTGATGGTAGTAAAAATAAATGAAGATATAGTGGGAATGATTGTGTTAAGTGCTTGGTATGGGGATGAAGGAAAAAGAATTGCTCATCATTATGAAGTAGGTTATCTTTTACAACAAGACCAATGGAATAAAGGCATAATGACAGCTGCACTTCAAAAATTTATTTCTATTTTGCCATCTAAAATTACGATTCATGCGGAGTGCAAACAAAGTAATTATCGTTCCCAGCGAGTACTTATTAAATGTGGCTTTATTTATGACAAGGACGACCTATGGCAATGCATTATTAATTAA
- a CDS encoding cation diffusion facilitator family transporter has translation MDEKVTGKRFLAVTLLNIIITIVEILGGILSGSLALLSDAFHNLGDSLSIVLGYFAQHIGGQPENRQRTYGYRRAEILSALTNSIFLIVISFFLIIEAIKRLEHPQHINGCIMLTVAVIGLLANFISAALLHAGSEDSLNVKATYLHILSDALSSVAVIIGGIILTFVNVPWLDPALTIGVALYIAYEAWPIINQTIKILMQSSPDLDYDSIENDLKQIDGVTAVHHVHAWMMDEHRIIFSAHLNCDDLPLSQVERIYSQVEKILHEKYGICHVTIQAEYHRGKDEELFNTPVDEKNGLYNFKY, from the coding sequence ATGGACGAAAAAGTAACAGGGAAACGCTTTTTAGCAGTTACCCTCCTAAATATAATAATTACAATTGTTGAAATTCTCGGAGGTATCCTCTCTGGAAGTTTAGCCTTACTATCAGACGCTTTTCATAACTTGGGAGATTCGCTTTCCATTGTACTAGGCTATTTTGCCCAGCATATTGGGGGACAGCCAGAGAATCGGCAGCGAACCTATGGCTACCGGCGAGCTGAAATCCTCTCAGCATTAACTAATAGTATCTTTTTAATTGTTATCTCTTTCTTTTTAATTATTGAAGCTATTAAACGGTTAGAGCATCCCCAGCATATTAACGGGTGCATTATGTTAACCGTGGCCGTGATTGGTCTTCTTGCAAACTTTATTTCCGCAGCCCTTTTACATGCTGGCAGCGAAGACAGCTTAAATGTCAAAGCAACTTATCTCCATATTCTAAGTGACGCGCTCTCTTCTGTCGCTGTTATCATTGGAGGAATCATTCTTACCTTTGTCAATGTACCATGGCTTGATCCTGCCTTGACAATCGGGGTTGCCCTCTATATTGCTTATGAAGCTTGGCCAATTATTAATCAGACTATCAAAATCCTCATGCAATCCTCGCCTGATCTTGATTATGATTCCATCGAAAATGATTTAAAACAGATTGATGGAGTTACAGCTGTTCACCACGTTCATGCATGGATGATGGATGAACACCGAATTATTTTTTCTGCCCATCTGAATTGTGATGACTTGCCGCTAAGCCAGGTTGAGCGAATCTATAGTCAAGTAGAAAAGATCTTGCATGAAAAATACGGAATTTGCCACGTTACTATTCAGGCAGAATATCACCGGGGGAAAGATGAAGAACTATTCAATACTCCCGTTGATGAAAAAAATGGGCTCTACAATTTTAAGTACTGA